The following DNA comes from Cellulophaga sp. HaHa_2_95.
ACTAGATTTTGGACTATTGATTAATGGATCGTATCCAGAATAATTAGAAATAGTCAAAAGGTTTTGACCTGTAACATACAAGTTAATTCCCTCTAGCCAGTTTACATTTTTCAGCTGTAAGTTATACCCTAAACGAGCCGTATTTAGGCGTATAAAATCTGATTTTTCTAAATAGAACGTAGATAATTGAGGCGAGTTCGCTGGGTTTGCACCTGTTTCATAATAGGCCGTAGAAACATTCCTGTCAGATGCCAAATTATTAATGTTTAATGCGTTTAAGCCCGTGTTATTAATTAAATAACCACCTGCTTGACCAATTAAAGAGAACGAGAAATCAAAATTCTTATACTTCATTTGACTGTTAAAGCCGTAAGTAAATTTTGGTAAAGCACCTTCTATAATGATACGATCGTCTGCTGTAATATTACCGTCATTGTTCGTATCCTTAAAAACATCAAATCCGTCTTCATCAAAACCTGTATGCTCTAATAGATAAAAAGACCCAGCAGCATAACCACTTTTGTAGATGTTGGCTAAAACGCCAGATTGACCAGGCCCAGAAATAGAACCAGAAAGTATTTCAGATACAGGTAAGTTTTTAATTTCATTCGCCAAAGTAGCACCGTTAATATCTACATCCCAACTAAAATCTGAGTTAGAAACAAGGTTAGAACCTATCATAAATTCTAAGCCAGAGTTTACAATTTCACCATCTATATTTACCCAAATATTATCGGTTGGACTTAATACTTGAGATGGGATATTTAAAATGGCATCCGTAGTCGTTTTTTGGAAATAATCTAAGGAACCATATAATTTTCTATTCCATATGCTAAAGTCTATTCCAAGGTTATACTGTTCTACGACTTCCCATTTAAGATCAGGATTTGGAGTTCTTAATACGGATATCCCATTGATTAAGGCGTCACTACCATACAAGTAATACCCGTCTGCTCCAGAGAGTGCATAACTAGCTTGGGTTATTTTGTTTTGTACTTCTTGGTTTCCAGTTTGGCCCCAGCTTGCTCTTAGTTTAAGACTTTCTACAGGACTATCTCGTAAGAAATCTTCTTCAGAAATATTCCATCCTAGAGCAAATGAAGGAAAGTAACCATACTTGCTATTTTCGCCAAAACGGGTAGAACCATCGGCACGCATAGAAGCGGTTAATAAATACTTGCCATCAAAAGAGTAATTAAACCTGCCAAAGTAAGACTGTAGCTCATTCTCTTGCGCAAAGCCGTCTATATTGATCTGTGAATTATTTGAAGTAGGACTGTATGCTGGTTTAACGCCGTTGTCTTTCTCAGGTATATTGTCTAGGCTAAAACTAGTTCCGGAGCGTTCAAATTTTTGGTAAGAGAATCCGGCTAGCACTTCTAATTTGTGCTTTTCTCCAGCCAATAGGTTATAGGTTAAATAGTGCTCTAATAAAGTGCTCTTAGATTCTAAATTATTTTGAACATACATTCCTAATGGATTCAAATCCGTAAGGTTTGGATAAATTGTGGTATTACGTTCTGCAATAGAGCGGTCTACTCCATAGTTCAATTTATACTCCAAACCTTTAAAAAGGCGCAAAGAAGCTTCTATGTTTCCTAGAATACGAACTGTTCTGGTTTCGTCTTCATAAATGCTCAGCAAGTATGCTGGGTTATAGTGAGCATTCATATTAAAATTGGTATACTCCCCATTTTCATCAAATACAGGTCTTGTAGGGTTTGCCATTAATGTATGTATGATCAATTGCCCGTTAGAACCACCATCATCACTAGTAGGTACTCCGTTATCTACAGTTTCACTTGCGGTAAGGTTTACTTTTATTTTTAAACGCTCATCGTCTAAAAAATTCTCAGCAACATTTATTCTACCAGAGGTTCGGCTAAATTCACTATTATTTACAATACCCTCTTGGTCCATATTTCCTAAGGAGACATAGTAGTTTCCGCTTTCATTGGCTTTAGAGTAAGACAAAACATTACTTTTTGTAATAGCGGTTCTGTAAATCTCATTTTGCCAATCTGTGTTAGCACCATGGTCAAAAGCATCATCTGTAATGGCAGCTCTATAGTCATCCGCATTTAGAAGATCCATTTTATTAGCTACGGTAGACATTCCTAAATAAGTATCTAAGGTTAAAGAGGCTTTTCCAGTTCTTCCTTTTTTGGTAGTGATGATGACTACACCATTAGATCCTCTTGCGCCATAAATTGCAGCAGCAGAAGCATCCTTTAATACATTTATAGATTCAATATCACTTGTGTTTAAAAAATTTAAAGGGTTTTTGGCACTTGAAGAACCAAACCCAACATTGGATCCAGAAGGACTTACATCATCATTGGTTAAGGGCACACCGTCAATGACGAATAATGGACTACTACCACTACGAATAGAGCCTACACCACGAATACTTACATCAATTCCTGCTCCAGGTTCCCCACTTGTATTTACGACACGTACCCCAGCGACTTTACCTTGTAATAAGCCATCAGGAGAAGTGTTGATCCCTTGTCTAAAGCTAGATTCTTTTAATTGCGTAACAGCGCCAGTTACATCTGCTTTGGTTTGACTACCATAACCAACCACGACTACCTCATTGAGCTCTGCTGCATCTGGGATGAGCTGTGTTCTGACCGTGGTAGATGTCACGGTTACCTCTTCGGCTTTATATCCGATATAGGAAATTTTTAAAATACTTCCGATGCTCGTTGCTATTTGAAACTCTCCGTCAAAATTGGTAACCACCCCATTAGAAGTTCCTTTAACTTGTACACTTGCACCAGGCAATGGCGCATTGTTCTCATCTAAAACAATACCAGAGATAGTTTGCTGTGCTGCTATTTTTAAGGTTTTAGAAGCTATTTTCTTTAAGAGTATTATGTTGTTAGTAATACGATACGAGAAACCCGCCTTGGCGCCCAAATCTTTTAAAGCGGCTTCTAAAGAAGTATTGTTATAAGAAACCGTATACTTTTTGACATCTTTTAAAATGTCTTCCCCATAACTAAAGTTATAGGAAGATTGTGCGCTTACTTCGTTTAATAGTGTAATTAAATCAGCATTGGTATAGTTAACTGTTATTGTTTTTTGATTTTCTATAGTATCATTTGACCATCCTATCTGGATGAAAAATGAACTTAATACTAAAAAAAGTATTGGTTTTAATTTAAAAGGAATATTTTTAAAATACATTTATTTAAGTGTTAGTGAATAATGCTTGAACATTTGCCGCAATTGTTCGTAGCAATTGCGGTTTTTTTTAATTTCAATCCGTAGTAATTATTTCATTTTCATAGCGCAGATTTAAATTGGTTATATAATTTATTTGACTTATAATTTCTTCAACACTAGCCTTTTTACCGATGAATAGCGTAAGTTTTAGGTTGTTTGTTTTACTATTTTTGATTGTATTTTTTACGCCATATTTTAGCTGTAGAAAGTGCAATATCTCATGAAGTTTTATCGCATTCAGGGATAAATCTTGGTTGTACCAGTTAAGGGTCATAATACCTTTTAGCATTTCTTTCTTTAGCGTGTTACCACTGCTGTGTACTTCCTCTCCAGGAATCAAATTTTCAATACTCTTATTATAACGCACTTCAACTTTTCCTGTAACTACCGCTACACTACATTCTTCTTTCTCCATTCGTATGTGGAAAGAAGTACCCAGTACTTTAGTTTTTAATTCGCCTGATTGAATCACAAAAGGATGTTTTGGATCTTTAGAAATATCAAAAAATGCATTCCCTTTTAAAAGTGTTACATTTCGTTGTTCTCCATAGAACCTTTCAGGATATTCTAAACTTGAATTTGGAGCTAAATAGACCAGTGAACCGTCGTTTAAGACAATTGAATCTAATACGTTCGTTGTTGTGGCAACCAACATATTGGAAGAAGTAGTTCTGTATTGAAATACAATGATAAGAGAGGTGATGATGGCTATGGCCGCAGCATACTTTAAAAAAGTGAGGTTCGGGGTTTTTACAGGAGTAACGGTTATTCTAGATCTAATCTCATCTCTAATTTCATTTTTGTTTCCCATGGTCTCTTCATCCCATGAAACCGTATGGTATACTTTTCTTAAAAGTATAGAGAGTAATTGATCCTCCGAAGCATTCGTTTTTTTATAAATACTTTTCGAGAATAATTTTTTGAGAATAGATGTAGATTCTTGATGCATAAACTTGTTTTCTACTAGTAAGTACCAGAAAACAGCCATGCGTACTATCGCCAAATGTTACGATAAGTTTAAGCAAACATTAAGTAAAAAAGAAAATGATATTAGTCCTAAAAACAACCAACTCAACTGTGTCATTTCCACTCTAATTTGTCTTAAAGCAGATGATAATTGGTTTTTTACGGTTTGTTTCGAAAGTTGTAATTCTTCCGCAATCTGATCAATGTTCATTTCCTGCAGTTTGTTCATTAAGAGAATTTCCCTTCTTTTTTCAGGAAGCTTCTCTAATAATGGAGTTAGAAATTCAGCATAGTTAGATGTGGCATATTCAGGTGTCTCTTCCGTAAGTTTTTCAAGGGTTTCGTCTAATACAGAAGGGTTGTGCTTTTGTTGTCGATAAAATTTTAAAATATGATTTTTTACCGCTCTAAATAAAAAGTTTTCGATAGAAATGATGTTTATT
Coding sequences within:
- a CDS encoding TonB-dependent receptor translates to MYFKNIPFKLKPILFLVLSSFFIQIGWSNDTIENQKTITVNYTNADLITLLNEVSAQSSYNFSYGEDILKDVKKYTVSYNNTSLEAALKDLGAKAGFSYRITNNIILLKKIASKTLKIAAQQTISGIVLDENNAPLPGASVQVKGTSNGVVTNFDGEFQIATSIGSILKISYIGYKAEEVTVTSTTVRTQLIPDAAELNEVVVVGYGSQTKADVTGAVTQLKESSFRQGINTSPDGLLQGKVAGVRVVNTSGEPGAGIDVSIRGVGSIRSGSSPLFVIDGVPLTNDDVSPSGSNVGFGSSSAKNPLNFLNTSDIESINVLKDASAAAIYGARGSNGVVIITTKKGRTGKASLTLDTYLGMSTVANKMDLLNADDYRAAITDDAFDHGANTDWQNEIYRTAITKSNVLSYSKANESGNYYVSLGNMDQEGIVNNSEFSRTSGRINVAENFLDDERLKIKVNLTASETVDNGVPTSDDGGSNGQLIIHTLMANPTRPVFDENGEYTNFNMNAHYNPAYLLSIYEDETRTVRILGNIEASLRLFKGLEYKLNYGVDRSIAERNTTIYPNLTDLNPLGMYVQNNLESKSTLLEHYLTYNLLAGEKHKLEVLAGFSYQKFERSGTSFSLDNIPEKDNGVKPAYSPTSNNSQINIDGFAQENELQSYFGRFNYSFDGKYLLTASMRADGSTRFGENSKYGYFPSFALGWNISEEDFLRDSPVESLKLRASWGQTGNQEVQNKITQASYALSGADGYYLYGSDALINGISVLRTPNPDLKWEVVEQYNLGIDFSIWNRKLYGSLDYFQKTTTDAILNIPSQVLSPTDNIWVNIDGEIVNSGLEFMIGSNLVSNSDFSWDVDINGATLANEIKNLPVSEILSGSISGPGQSGVLANIYKSGYAAGSFYLLEHTGFDEDGFDVFKDTNNDGNITADDRIIIEGALPKFTYGFNSQMKYKNFDFSFSLIGQAGGYLINNTGLNALNINNLASDRNVSTAYYETGANPANSPQLSTFYLEKSDFIRLNTARLGYNLQLKNVNWLEGINLYVTGQNLLTISNYSGYDPLINSPKSSGGNQSLGIDYSSYPGSRTFILGAIFKL
- a CDS encoding FecR family protein; amino-acid sequence: MAIVRMAVFWYLLVENKFMHQESTSILKKLFSKSIYKKTNASEDQLLSILLRKVYHTVSWDEETMGNKNEIRDEIRSRITVTPVKTPNLTFLKYAAAIAIITSLIIVFQYRTTSSNMLVATTTNVLDSIVLNDGSLVYLAPNSSLEYPERFYGEQRNVTLLKGNAFFDISKDPKHPFVIQSGELKTKVLGTSFHIRMEKEECSVAVVTGKVEVRYNKSIENLIPGEEVHSSGNTLKKEMLKGIMTLNWYNQDLSLNAIKLHEILHFLQLKYGVKNTIKNSKTNNLKLTLFIGKKASVEEIISQINYITNLNLRYENEIITTD
- a CDS encoding RNA polymerase sigma factor, producing the protein MKTTQEFEKIYSNYWEKLYVFAYKMTGDSNLSKNIIQDVFTNLWERRAEINIISIENFLFRAVKNHILKFYRQQKHNPSVLDETLEKLTEETPEYATSNYAEFLTPLLEKLPEKRREILLMNKLQEMNIDQIAEELQLSKQTVKNQLSSALRQIRVEMTQLSWLFLGLISFSFLLNVCLNLS